TCGTCTGATTCGGCAGGATTTCATGAAACGTGATCTGAATACTTCCTTGGCCGCGCCCATCTTCAAGGGAAATTTTAAACGGCCGAACCAGCAGGCTTCTCCGTTCCATGGGCCACGCCTCTCCCGCCGCCTCTTCCACCTGTCGAAAATCTTCGTAGTAAATGGTGGCCTCGACGTCGCCGTTCATTGCCAGCCGGTCTTCCTGTACGACGAACAACGTTCGGCGATCGAACCAGAGGCGGCGGATCGGCGTTGTTCTGTCGGCGTCGCTTCGGCCGTCGGCGTAAACGTCCAATCGATAGCGATCCCCCGCTTCGGCCAGCCTCACGGTTTCGCCGTTTGCGACCGCGCCGGTGCCGAGCACGCCTCCGACCGCCCAGACGCTCAGTTGGAACGGGCGCGCCAGCTCTTGTTTTGTCGCCATCTCCGCCTGTCGGCCCGTCAAGACCCGACCCATCGTCGGCAATCGGAGTTTGTACAGATCGCCCGCTTGAACGAATTCAAACAACTCGCCGCCGATCGGCGTGAATCCGCGAAGCCTCACGGCATCGGGACGACGATAATACACCGTTCCCTCGACTCGCGACGCAATGGGAATCAGGCCGCCTCGGACTTTCGCCGTAAACAGTCCCTTGAGCGAATGGATCGCCGCTTCCCGTTGGCGCAGCAGCGTCGTCAACTCCTCCGCCGTAGCCGACGTAGCCCGTTCGACCGACGCTTCTTTCTTGGGCGTCATCAGCGAACATCCGGCCAGCAGCAGGCACACCAGAAGGCCGCCCGTCCCGCCCAGTGCCAGACATCCGTCACGGCTAAGCCAAGACAACGTTCAGCGCCTCCCTCACGTCTTGAATGCCGATCAATTCCATGCCATCGATCGCATCCAGTTTCATCAGATTCCGCTCGGGCAACAGACACCGTTTGAACCCCATCTTGGCCGCCTCTCGGATGCGCAGTTCCGCCTGGCTGATCGCTCGCACCTCCCCACCGAGACCGACTTCGCCGAGAATCAACAAACCCGGCTCGACCGGTATCTCACGCAGACTGGACGTGACCGCCGCGACGATGCCCAGATCGGTCGCCGGCTCATCGATCCGCAGACCTCCCACCACGTTCACATACACATCCTGTCCGGACAAATGAACGCCCAGCCGTTTCTCCATCACCGCGAGCAAGAGCGACACGCGGTTGAGATCGACCCCGTTGGCCACCCGCTTCGGCATGGCATATCCGGTCGAGGACACGAGCGCCTGCAGCTCAACGAGAATCGGCCTGGTTCCTTCGAGACTCGACACCACCACCGAACCGGTGCTGCGTTGCGGGCGTTCGGCCAAAAACAGCTCCGAGGGATTGCCGACTTCTTCGAGTCCCGCGTCTTTCATTTCGAACACGCCGATTTCGTTCGTCGAACCGAAGCGATTTTTGACGGCCCGAAGAATGCGATAGCTGTGTCCCCTGTCGCCCTCGAAATACAATACCGTATCGACGATATGTTCCAACAAACGCGGCCCGGCGATGGCCCCTTCTTTTGTCACGTGGCCGATAATGAAAACCGGCACCCCGGCACGCTTGGCAAACCACATCAACTGTCCGGCCACCTCCTGCACTTGACTGATGCTTCCAGGCGCCGAGGTCAACTGTTCCGTATAGACGGTTTGAATGGAGTCCACCACGATCGCGGCCGGCTGGATCTCTTGAACCGTCTTCAGAATCTGCTCCAGCGAGGTTTCGGCGAGAATCAGCAGATGGGGATGCTCGACGCCCAGCCGCTGTCCACGCATCTTGATCTGACGGGGCGATTCCTCGCCTGAGACGTACAGCACCGGCGCCGCAGCGGTCGCCAATCGCGGCAGGGCTTGGAGCAGCAGGGTGGTCTTCCCGATTCCCGGATCGCCGCCGATCAGAATCACCGCGCCGGGAATCACTCCGCCACCCAATACCCGATCAAACTCTCCGATATGCGTGAGACGGCGGTCCTCGCCGACCACTTCGATCTCGCCGATGGGCGTCGCCTGCGTCTGCATGGTCTTGAGCGCCATGGGGCGGCCTTTGCCGGGCGTCGCCTGCCGCTCTTCTTTCATCGTGTTCCAGCCGCCGCAGTCGGGGCAGCGCCCCAGCCATCGCGGAGCCTGATGCCCGCAGGATTGGCAGGAAAAGGTGGTTTTGGCCTTCAAATCTGGCACCTTCGGCAAGCAATGAACTCTGAGTAAGGTTATCTTAAAAGAACCGTCCGATTAAAAGAAAGGATCGAGGAGGAATTTCCACCTTGGATGAACAGGAAGAGTCAGCCAGTGGTCGCTCAAATAAATAATGAAGAGAGGCCGCTTTGAAAACCGTTGCGACCGTCTATTGTCTATTGAGAATGTCTATCTCGACAACGATCAGGAAAAGGCCGATGATCGCTGCTTTCCGTCCCGCGCAATCGGCTAGCAAGGTTAACGCTTAGAGTTTTTTCCTCAGCTCCTTCCAATCCTTGGCGACACGCGCTTTCGCCGGAGCCTCGCCGGACGGCTCCGGCACCATGACGGCTTGCAACCGCCGATTGAGAAAGGCCTCGACAAACGCCGTTGATCGGCCGATACCGACCTTCAAGGTCTTCCACCCTTCCGCGCGCAGTTCATCGAGCTTTTCCCCCAACGCGTCACCGCCCGGCGGCGACACCAAAACATAGCCGGGCGGAAACTGGTGAGCGCTCAGCCACTCCCGCGTTTGATTCGCGGCGCGAAAGCCGTCCGCACCCGAAGAAGGCAGCAACACGACGTAGATGACGCGATAATAAAACTGGGTCAGTTTGGCGAGTTCCTCGGCGGCGTTCGGCATCGGTTTCCATCCCGAATCGAGCGTGGTACCGATCAGGGGAATGGGAGGCGGTGCAGGCGGTTGCTCCATCAACGCCGCCAATTCAACCGCGACAAGGGGATTTCGCTGCTCCCACACGACAAGGTTCGCCCGCCCTTCAACCGGCAAGACACGCGAACTCTTCCCGACGCGAACGCGAATCGGCAACGCGCCTTGCACGTTCGAACGATGGCTCAGAAACACCCGCCCGTCTCCCCCGGTCATGCCGGTCGCGACGACCTTGTCTTCCACCAACAGCTCCATCGGCTCCCCGCCTATCCCCGCCGTTGTCCACGGCCCAGCCGTCGAGAGCCGAGCTTCGATCGTCGTCGATCGACCTGGAACCGTCAGCGCGTCCTTCACAAGGAGCGTCGCGGCGGCCTTGTCGGTCGCGGGAAGAGCATCACCCGGATGAGAGAGGGAGAGAAGGAAAAAGAAACCGATAAGACCGGCCGCACGAGCCTCTCTTGTCGTCAGCCACGTCACCATGGTGAGAAAACTGGTGAAAAAACGGACGATTCAAGATGAACACTACGACTTCAAGGCCGCCAGCACTTGATCGGCATGGCCGTCCACCTTCACCTTTCTGAAAACAGCCTTCACCTTTCCTTCGGGATCGATAATGAATGTGCTGCGCTCAATCCCCCAGTACTTTTTCCCGTACATGTTTTTCTGTTTGTACACCCCGTACGCCTTGGACACGCGCGCGTCTTCGTCGCTCAGCAATGGAAAGGGCAGTCCGAATTTCTTGATGAACTTCTGGTGGGACTCTTGACCGTCCAGGCTGACTCCAAGGATCGTGCCTCCCGCCCGCATGATTTGCGCTTCGGTGTCGCGAAAATCGCAGGATTCTTTGGTGCAGCCAGGGGTATCGTCTTTGGGATAAAAATACAGCACGACCTGTTTCCCCCTGAGGCCGCGAAGCGTCACGATCCTTCCATCTTGATCCGGAATCTCGAGTTCCGGCGCCTGGTCTCCGACCGCAAGTTCTTTAGCCATAGACCGCATCCTTTCTCTACCGAGACGTCCCGCCAAACGTAGGCCGTTCGGTTCCATAGGGACGGCCTTTCATCTGTTTTCTTGTATCTGGATCACCGTACGGTGCCAATGCCGGAGAATCCCAAATGACCTTGTCGCCGGGTGCCAAATTCGCCGCCTCAAGAAAATGGTGACGAGCCGCCGCCGCCTCTCCAAGCGCGTTCAATGCCAACGCGTAATTGTAATGCGCCTGCCCCGACCCAGGCGCGGCTGCCATGGCTTCGGCAAAATACTTCTTCGCCTCGCCGAATTGCTTTTCTTGATAGGCCCTCGCCCCTTGCTCCGTCAAAGCAACCGCCTCGCGACTGATCCCGGCATCGGTCAGCGCCAATGGAACGAGCGGCTTTCGTTTTGACGAACAGCCTCCGGCCTGAATCACGATCATCAATGCGGCGCTCAGGACCACAAGCCATGTCATCCGGCTGCTCACAACCCTCTTCTCCCGTTTCTTTTTCTTTTAGCTTCTCACAGAGCCCGTTTCCGAGTTTCTTCTTCAAACGTCTTCCGGTAGAGGACTTCCCATTCCGCGCTCCCCTCGACAATGCCGCGCGAATAGGACGCGAGCTTCGCCTTGACCTTGCGATCGATCTCCTCCTCCGCCGCCAACTCGGCTGCGAGGACCCGCTTGATTTCCTTGAGCATTCGTTCATCGTCACCGCGCACGGCGACGGATCGATGACGCTTCACGGCCTGTAAAATCACGTGCGAGAGGTGACTGACCTTGTCTTCGCTCAACATTGCGACACACGTCGTTCGTCTGTGCGGCCCCGTCTTGTCGTCTGTTCTCGGCGGACTTTTAAAGAATAAGACCCCGTTCACGGATCAGCTTCTGTTTGATCAACTGAAACATTTTCTGATAATCGACCTGTCCCTGCTCGATCTGCTTTTCATACATCGTGAGCATGTGGCGCACTTCGGCGTTCAAGCGATCTTCTACCGACAGTTCATCAGTGATGGCCCGCTCCAGGGCGTCAATCAACGATTGGTAATCGCCGCCCGCCTCAAGATACCCCTCCTGTCGAAGACGACCGGCGACGGCCTCGGCCATGTGTCGCACGCGCTCTTTTGACAAGCGCATCGCGCCTATCTCCGTTCGATCCGAATGATCGAGGCACCCATCGCACGGCGCAATTGGGTCGCGTCTCCCACAATCCGTCCGACGACATTGACTCGGTCCGCCGGAACCGGATCGCCGCCGGTGCTCATCGGAGTCCTCCCGAAAAAGATCGCCAGAACGCGGCCGATTCCCCAGTAGGCGACATCGCCGACCCGCACGCTCGTCGTGGCGGTTTCGCGATAATCGGTCACGCCTGGAAACGTACAATAAAACTCTTCGCCCCAGACATGGACCGGAGCTTCATGCGGGAGCGCGGCGTAGATTTGGTCGGCGGTTTTGGTGCCGTTGAGTTCCGCGTCGAGGTGTACTCCGCCGATCATGATACGGATATGTTTCGGCGGCTGCGCCATGCCAACGAACAACTCTTGCCGGACGAGGGATTCACCGCGCGATCAGCGACGACGGACAAAGGCAACTCTAGCTTGTCTCCCATCTGAAATCAAGGCTACAATCCCTGCGTGTTGACCTCCACGTTCATCTTGCTCCAGGGCGTGGGCCCCGCAACCGAACAGCGCTGGTGGCGAGAAGGACTGCATGATTGGCGCGACTTCATCGCACGCCCCCGCGTCACCGGACTCTCTCCGGAGCGAAAAACCCTCCATGACCGAACGCTGGCGCTCGCTCAAGCCGATCTCGACCGGGGGAATCTGCAATCGCTGGCGGCGCAAATCCGGAAGCCGGAACATTGGCGTTTCTACGACAACCGCCGGTCCGGCATTCTGTACCTTGACATCGAAACGAACGGCTTTTCCCTTCATGATCCAAGCGGAACCGTGACCGTCGTCGGCCTTCATCGAGACGGCCGAACCCTCTCGCTCGTTCAAGACGAAACCTTAACGGTAGATCGACTCCAAACCGAGCTCAACCAATGCACGTTGCTCGTGACGTTCTTCGGGACCGGATTCGACGTGCCCTATTTACAAGCCAAGTTTCCCCGTCTTCGTTTTCCCATGCCGCACTTTGATCTCTGCACGGCCGCCCGTCGTCTGGGGCTGCACGGAGGATTGAAACGACTCGAACGGGCGATGGGGATCGAACGAGAACCGGCCCTAGCCGGCCTTGACGGCGGGGACGCGGTCCGCTTGTGGTCGCAGTGGCGCCGCGGCAACCGAGCCGCGCTCGATGTTCTGTTGGCCTATAACACCGCCGATACGGAAAATCTTGTCCCGCTCGCAGACCTGGTCTATAAAGAAATGCGGGCGCGGTTCGGTCCTGAATTCGTAAAGCCGCCTTCCATCACGCGGCCATCGTCATAACAGGTTCATCACGCTCATGAGTATGTGGATCGGCATCGGTCGCAGCGAGATCGGCTTGGTGCGTTCGAGCAACCAAGACGCCTACCTCTTGCTAGACCGGCTCGGCCTTTGGGCCGTCGCCGACGGCATGGGCGGCCACGTGGGCGGCGACGTCGCGGCCCAGACCGCGATCACCAGCATCAAGGCTCACGCGATGAACGCGGCCGATGCCATCCGAACGGAACGACCGGACGCCCCGTCGGCGTTTTTGGCGGATTTGATCCAACGCGCCCATGACGCAATCCTTGAGCAGGTTCGACTCGATCCTTCGCTGAAAGGGATGGGCACCACGATCGTCCTGCTGTTCATCCGTCCGCAACCCACTCCCATTGCGCACGTCGCGCATCTCGGCGACAGTCGCGCCTACCTTTTCCGAGCCGGCTTGCTCACCCCTCTCACACGAGACCACACACTCATTGAAAAATATCTCGAGCGCGGCATCCTCACCCCCAAGACGGCGCGAACGCACCCGGAGCGACACGTTCTCACACAAGCGTTGGGCGTCTCTTCTCCCCCGAGGCCCTCCTTCTCATCCTGCCCCCTGGAACGGAACGACCTCTTGTTGCTCTGTTCGGACGGACTGACGAAAATGTTGGACGACGAACAAATCCGAGACATCTGCTCTAAAACCCACGGTGATCCGACGCAAACCTGCCATAGCCTGGTCACCGCCTCTCTCGACCGCGGCGGCATGGACAATGTCACCGTGCTTGTTATCGGCCATGTGTGATGGCACAGCGACCGGCCGGTATCTCCGGTCATCTCCGATAGATCATGGATCAACGGAGAACCATAGTTGACAACTCCCGGTTGAACCGTGTAGCTTCCCCTTCCAATCTTTGGTAGCCCTCTTCTCCTAACAAGAAGAGATCTCTCACACAGGGAGCCACGGTATGGGGCGTTTCGTCGGAGCGTGGGTGTGTTGCCTGGCCGGCTTGCTCGTCGTTTCATCATCCGTGCTTGCGGGGACGCCGGATCCCGATACTCCGGAAGCGGTCATCCGTAGGCTCGTTCAAGCCAACGCCGAAAAAGACATGTCGGTCATTTCCCGCCTCATGGCGCACGACGCCGACATCAGAAGTTATTCGGTCGGGGGCCGCAAATACATCGGGTGGCCGGAATTCGAACGCGAAATGCAGGAAGAATTCGTCAACGTCGAGAAACTCGAAATTCCGATTCTCGAGCTCAACGTGTGGAGCAAGGGGGACGTCGCGTGGTTTTCAATGGAGCTGGATTACATCCGATACGTCGGCGCGGGGGCGAACCAGACCCGCACGGTCCTGCCTCTGCGGGAAACCGGTGTTCTGGAACGGCGGAACGGACAATGGCTTTTGTTGTCTTTTCATGAATCATTCCGCTCGGCGCAGATGACCGGCCCGACGGCTGGATCGGCTTCCCCGTCATCCCAACAGCTTCTGGTCAGCAATCCTCCTTCTTCCACGATGCCGGACCTCAGCGGCGAATGGGACATTCTTGAAGTCGAAGATAACAAACGCTACAAGGCCACGTTGGATAAAAACGGGAACGGTCCCTATACACAACATGGCGGTCGCTTCGTCACGACGAAATTCGCGGATCGTCTGTGGCAAGGCACCTGGCATCAGCCGGGTAATGATCGCGAGGGGGGATTCGAAGTCCTTCTGTCAGAGGATGGGATGCAGGCCAAAGGAATTTGGTGGTACACCCGCGTGGGCAAGCAGAAAGGCATTCCCCCCCGGGAACACGGCGGGACATACGAGTGGAAACGACTGACGCCGCCCGGCCCTTCTCAATGACCGCCGATATCGTTCATCTGAAAACTCCACGGAGTCCGGTTCAAAACACGGTCTTTTATTTTCTCTTCTGCTTGGAGGTTATATGCGAAGATTTCTGATTGCCTTTATCTTGGTCTTCATGGGTTCATCGGCCTATGCGGACGGCACCCACAAGCATGACCACCATGCGGTCCCCACGTTGAAAAAGCACGTTGGGTCGAAGATCACCTATGGAGAGAATACCGCAACGCTCACGTTCGGCCCCATTGATCTTCCTACCGGTCACAACGAAGGCGACATGGGCGACTCCATGCCTCGCTTCCACTTTCAACTCCCAGAAGATAAATATCTGATCGGCTTTAAATCCGCTCTGTCGACGATCGATGGAAAAGAACTGCCGAGAAACTATCTCCACCATATTCTAATGATCAACAACAGCAAGCCCAGTTTGACCTGCCCAGGCGAACCGCTCTTCTTTGGCGGAGCCGGGTTGGAAATGGCCGAAACACATTTTCCCGACGGCTACGGCGTCAAACTCGCAAAAGACGACCGGCTCATGACCGTCGTCGCCTTCTACCACGGCGCCCCTCCGACCAAAGATGTGATCGCCACCTTCACCATGTACTTTGCGCCCAAGGAACGGATGGTCAAGGAACTGGATGTCTATCAAGTCGGGGTCAACATCGTTTGCTTTACCAAATTCGGCGACCGTCCGCCCGACCAAACAGATGAAGGAATCGAAATCAAACCGGGCGTCCAAGTTCACACCGCCCCCCTCAAGTTCAGCGTCGACGGGTGCGTCAAGTTCGCCTACCCGCACGGCCACGATGAATTGCTCATGATCGCCCTGGAAAATAAGACCAAGAAACAGACCCTGCTCAGAACCGTGCCGGACGTGGAGCGAGACGGGACGCTCCGCGAATTTCTTCCTCATCAAATTTATCGGAATGATCAAGGGTTCCCGATCAACACCGTCGACGATTACGAAATGGTGATGGTCCATCACCACCCGCTGGAAAAGACCGAGTTGCAGCATGGAATGGGCAACTACCTTCTGTATATGACGCGAGGGACCTGTCCCGAAACAAACAATACGGCCGCTGCCTATTAGCTTTACCGTTTTGATCAAGCGGGGAGAGGTTTATCAAAATACCTCTCCCCGCGATTCCAGCCACCGCGCATACCATCTCCTTCTCCGCGAGGAGAACCAGGCATAGCGGCAGAACCGCCACAGCTCACAAAGCTCTGATTCGAAGTTTCTTCCCTTCAACGATCGATCTTCTGAACACATCAACGTTTTTGGCTGATTGATTCGTCAATCCACGGGCTCACTCTCCCGCATTCGCTTGAAAACCCAATCCGCTGGCTGAAACGGGCCTTGCCGGGTATACTTCCTCCCGACGGCGCCATGAATCTTTCTGACATGAATCATTTCATCTCTCAAGGTGCAGTTCGTAACGTGCCCCGATGAGGAAATGTTCGAATCCCCATGACGGACTTTTTCCCTCCTCACATGAACACGACTCCCAAAACCGCCGAATTCCTTCATCGGTTAAGAGGATTTTTAGAAGATATCGGGGGGATTCCAACGCTTCCGCTGCTTGCCGAGCGAATTCTTGCTGAATTGTTGGGACACACGCACAGTCCTCAAGGCTGGTTGTATCTGCTCGATCAAGAACGGACGGGCCTTTATCGTTTGGCGGCCGAGCGATCCGACAAACCGAGAGCCACTGCCCGAACATTGGCGCTTTCCCACCCTCTTGTCCATGAGCTCGCTCATCATTGTGAGATTCTTGATCGACTCTCACCTTGCGGCACCGACGGTCACGTCGGCCTGGACGCACCGGACTTCATCGGTTGCCGCCTGGCGATTCCCTTCGTCAATTGCGGTCGACTGCTCGCATTCGCCATTCTTCGATCCGACCCGAACGTATCGGCTTTCGGTCAGGAGAACAGGGAACTCTTGCGAATCATCGCGCAAAGCGGGGCGAACTCATTGGACCGCTTATTAAGTTGTAACGACCCCCGTTCCTCGCAAGAACTGATTCGCCGAACGGATCGACTGCGATC
This sequence is a window from Candidatus Nitrospira inopinata. Protein-coding genes within it:
- the radA gene encoding DNA repair protein RadA — encoded protein: MKAKTTFSCQSCGHQAPRWLGRCPDCGGWNTMKEERQATPGKGRPMALKTMQTQATPIGEIEVVGEDRRLTHIGEFDRVLGGGVIPGAVILIGGDPGIGKTTLLLQALPRLATAAAPVLYVSGEESPRQIKMRGQRLGVEHPHLLILAETSLEQILKTVQEIQPAAIVVDSIQTVYTEQLTSAPGSISQVQEVAGQLMWFAKRAGVPVFIIGHVTKEGAIAGPRLLEHIVDTVLYFEGDRGHSYRILRAVKNRFGSTNEIGVFEMKDAGLEEVGNPSELFLAERPQRSTGSVVVSSLEGTRPILVELQALVSSTGYAMPKRVANGVDLNRVSLLLAVMEKRLGVHLSGQDVYVNVVGGLRIDEPATDLGIVAAVTSSLREIPVEPGLLILGEVGLGGEVRAISQAELRIREAAKMGFKRCLLPERNLMKLDAIDGMELIGIQDVREALNVVLA
- the bcp gene encoding thioredoxin-dependent thiol peroxidase; this encodes MAKELAVGDQAPELEIPDQDGRIVTLRGLRGKQVVLYFYPKDDTPGCTKESCDFRDTEAQIMRAGGTILGVSLDGQESHQKFIKKFGLPFPLLSDEDARVSKAYGVYKQKNMYGKKYWGIERSTFIIDPEGKVKAVFRKVKVDGHADQVLAALKS
- a CDS encoding nuclear transport factor 2 family protein, yielding MGRFVGAWVCCLAGLLVVSSSVLAGTPDPDTPEAVIRRLVQANAEKDMSVISRLMAHDADIRSYSVGGRKYIGWPEFEREMQEEFVNVEKLEIPILELNVWSKGDVAWFSMELDYIRYVGAGANQTRTVLPLRETGVLERRNGQWLLLSFHESFRSAQMTGPTAGSASPSSQQLLVSNPPSSTMPDLSGEWDILEVEDNKRYKATLDKNGNGPYTQHGGRFVTTKFADRLWQGTWHQPGNDREGGFEVLLSEDGMQAKGIWWYTRVGKQKGIPPREHGGTYEWKRLTPPGPSQ
- a CDS encoding DUF507 family protein; the protein is MLSEDKVSHLSHVILQAVKRHRSVAVRGDDERMLKEIKRVLAAELAAEEEIDRKVKAKLASYSRGIVEGSAEWEVLYRKTFEEETRKRAL
- a CDS encoding DUF507 family protein, which codes for MRLSKERVRHMAEAVAGRLRQEGYLEAGGDYQSLIDALERAITDELSVEDRLNAEVRHMLTMYEKQIEQGQVDYQKMFQLIKQKLIRERGLIL
- a CDS encoding cyclophilin-like fold protein, encoding MAQPPKHIRIMIGGVHLDAELNGTKTADQIYAALPHEAPVHVWGEEFYCTFPGVTDYRETATTSVRVGDVAYWGIGRVLAIFFGRTPMSTGGDPVPADRVNVVGRIVGDATQLRRAMGASIIRIERR
- a CDS encoding tetratricopeptide repeat protein, coding for MTWLVVLSAALMIVIQAGGCSSKRKPLVPLALTDAGISREAVALTEQGARAYQEKQFGEAKKYFAEAMAAAPGSGQAHYNYALALNALGEAAAARHHFLEAANLAPGDKVIWDSPALAPYGDPDTRKQMKGRPYGTERPTFGGTSR
- a CDS encoding PP2C family protein-serine/threonine phosphatase — its product is MSMWIGIGRSEIGLVRSSNQDAYLLLDRLGLWAVADGMGGHVGGDVAAQTAITSIKAHAMNAADAIRTERPDAPSAFLADLIQRAHDAILEQVRLDPSLKGMGTTIVLLFIRPQPTPIAHVAHLGDSRAYLFRAGLLTPLTRDHTLIEKYLERGILTPKTARTHPERHVLTQALGVSSPPRPSFSSCPLERNDLLLLCSDGLTKMLDDEQIRDICSKTHGDPTQTCHSLVTASLDRGGMDNVTVLVIGHV
- a CDS encoding ribonuclease H-like domain-containing protein, translated to MLTSTFILLQGVGPATEQRWWREGLHDWRDFIARPRVTGLSPERKTLHDRTLALAQADLDRGNLQSLAAQIRKPEHWRFYDNRRSGILYLDIETNGFSLHDPSGTVTVVGLHRDGRTLSLVQDETLTVDRLQTELNQCTLLVTFFGTGFDVPYLQAKFPRLRFPMPHFDLCTAARRLGLHGGLKRLERAMGIEREPALAGLDGGDAVRLWSQWRRGNRAALDVLLAYNTADTENLVPLADLVYKEMRARFGPEFVKPPSITRPSS